A DNA window from Streptococcus parapneumoniae contains the following coding sequences:
- the argH gene encoding argininosuccinate lyase, producing MAKNTKLWGGRFEGTVEDWVERFGASISFDQKLAKFDVIGSLAHVQMLGQTGILSLNESEKIQAGLKELLEELEAGQLDFDIANEDIHMNMEVLLTEKIGPLAGKLHTARSRNDQVATDMHLYLKEQLGHVLDKLTHLKGVLLDLAENHVETIMPGYTHLQHAQPISFAHHLMAYYNMFQRDSERFEFNQQHTDLCPLGAAALAGTTFPIDRQLSSDLLEFKQPYTNSLDAVSDRDFILEFLSNASILMMHMSRFCEEMINWCSFEYQFITLSDTFTTGSSIMPQKKNPDMAELIRGKTGRVYGNLFGLLTVMKSLPLAYNKDLQEDKEGMFDTVETILNSLDVLAGMLSSLQVNKGKMQESTEKDFSNATELADYLAGKGLPFREAHEVVGRLVLDSIKSAKNIQDWTLEELQTYHSLITEDIYVYLQPKTAVQRRNSLGGTGFDQVKYQIAVAKKANEAKKC from the coding sequence ATGGCTAAGAATACAAAATTATGGGGTGGTCGATTTGAAGGTACTGTCGAAGACTGGGTAGAGCGCTTTGGTGCGAGTATATCTTTTGACCAGAAATTAGCTAAATTTGACGTGATTGGTTCTTTAGCCCACGTTCAGATGTTGGGTCAGACGGGCATTTTGAGTTTGAATGAGTCAGAAAAGATTCAAGCAGGCTTGAAAGAGCTTTTAGAAGAGCTAGAGGCAGGCCAACTTGACTTTGATATTGCAAACGAAGATATTCATATGAATATGGAAGTGTTGCTGACAGAAAAAATCGGTCCCCTTGCAGGGAAGTTACATACGGCTCGTTCTCGAAATGACCAAGTTGCGACAGATATGCACTTGTATCTCAAGGAGCAACTAGGTCATGTCCTAGATAAGCTGACTCATCTCAAGGGTGTTTTATTAGACTTGGCGGAAAATCATGTGGAGACGATCATGCCGGGCTATACCCATCTGCAACATGCCCAGCCTATTAGTTTTGCCCACCACCTGATGGCTTACTACAATATGTTTCAAAGAGACAGTGAACGTTTTGAATTTAACCAGCAGCATACAGACCTATGCCCTCTAGGTGCGGCAGCTTTGGCAGGAACGACTTTCCCCATTGATCGCCAATTATCTAGCGATTTGCTGGAGTTTAAGCAACCTTATACAAATTCTTTGGATGCTGTTAGTGACCGCGATTTTATCTTAGAATTTCTATCCAATGCCAGCATACTCATGATGCATATGAGCCGTTTTTGCGAAGAAATGATCAATTGGTGTAGTTTTGAGTACCAATTCATTACCTTGTCAGATACGTTTACAACAGGTTCCTCTATTATGCCCCAAAAGAAAAATCCAGATATGGCTGAGTTGATTCGAGGAAAGACTGGTAGAGTTTATGGGAATCTGTTTGGACTATTGACAGTCATGAAGTCCTTGCCCTTAGCTTATAATAAGGATTTGCAAGAGGATAAGGAAGGAATGTTTGATACGGTCGAAACGATTTTAAATTCCCTTGATGTGTTGGCAGGTATGCTATCTAGCTTGCAGGTAAACAAGGGAAAAATGCAAGAGTCGACAGAGAAGGACTTTTCAAATGCAACTGAGTTAGCAGATTATTTGGCAGGGAAAGGTTTGCCATTTAGAGAAGCTCATGAGGTTGTGGGAAGATTAGTGTTAGACTCTATCAAGTCTGCTAAAAATATTCAAGATTGGACTTTGGAGGAATTACAAACCTATCATTCCCTCATTACCGAGGATATTTATGTCTACTTGCAACCTAAAACTGCTGTTCAAAGACGAAATTCCTTGGGAGGTACAGGATTTGACCAAGTGAAATACCAGATTGCAGTTGCTAAGAAAGCGAATGAAGCTAAAAAGTGCTAG
- the mnmA gene encoding tRNA 2-thiouridine(34) synthase MnmA: protein MSDNSKTRVVVGMSGGVDSSVTALLLKEQGYDVIGIFMKNWDDTDENGVCTATEDYKDVAAVADQIGIPYYSVNFEKEYWDRVFEYFLAEYRAGRTPNPDVMCNKEIKFKAFLDYAMTLGADYVATGHYARVARDEDGIVHMLRGVDNGKDQTYFLSQLSQEQLQKTMFPLGHLEKPEVRRLAEEAGLATAKKKDSTGICFIGEKNFKNFLSNYLPAQPGRMMTVDGRDMGEHAGLMYYTIGQRGGLGIGGQHGGDNAPWFVVGKDLSKNILYVGQGFYHDSLMSTSLEASQVHFTRDMPEEFTLECTAKFRYRQPDSKVTVHVKGDKAEVIFAEPQRAITPGQAVVFYDGEECLGGGLIDNAYRDGQVCQYI from the coding sequence ATGAGTGATAACTCTAAAACACGTGTTGTCGTGGGGATGAGTGGTGGTGTTGATTCGTCGGTGACGGCTCTTTTGCTCAAGGAGCAGGGCTACGATGTGATCGGTATCTTCATGAAGAACTGGGATGACACAGATGAAAATGGCGTCTGTACGGCGACCGAAGATTACAAGGATGTGGCTGCGGTAGCAGACCAGATTGGCATTCCCTATTACTCTGTCAACTTTGAAAAAGAGTATTGGGATCGCGTTTTTGAGTATTTCCTAGCGGAATACCGTGCAGGACGCACGCCAAATCCAGACGTTATGTGCAACAAGGAAATCAAGTTCAAGGCCTTTTTGGACTATGCCATGACCTTGGGAGCAGACTATGTAGCGACTGGGCATTATGCCCGAGTGGCGCGTGATGAGGATGGCATCGTTCATATGCTTCGTGGCGTGGACAATGGCAAGGACCAGACCTATTTCCTCAGCCAACTTTCGCAAGAACAACTGCAAAAAACCATGTTTCCACTGGGACATTTGGAAAAACCTGAAGTTCGCAGACTCGCAGAAGAAGCAGGTCTTGCGACTGCTAAGAAGAAAGACTCGACAGGGATTTGTTTTATCGGAGAAAAGAACTTTAAAAACTTCCTCAGCAACTACCTGCCAGCTCAGCCTGGTCGCATGATGACTGTGGATGGTCGCGATATGGGCGAGCATGCTGGGCTTATGTACTATACGATTGGTCAGCGTGGAGGTCTCGGTATCGGTGGGCAACACGGCGGTGACAATGCACCTTGGTTCGTTGTCGGAAAAGACCTAAGCAAGAATATCCTCTATGTCGGCCAAGGATTCTACCATGATTCGCTCATGTCAACTAGCCTAGAGGCTAGTCAAGTCCACTTTACTCGTGACATGCCCGAGGAATTTACGCTAGAATGTACGGCTAAATTCCGCTACCGTCAACCTGATTCTAAGGTGACCGTCCATGTCAAAGGAGATAAGGCAGAGGTCATCTTTGCGGAACCACAGCGCGCGATCACACCAGGACAGGCAGTTGTCTTTTACGATGGCGAAGAGTGTCTAGGTGGTGGTTTGATTGACAATGCTTACCGCGATGGACAAGTTTGTCAGTACATTTAG
- a CDS encoding NUDIX hydrolase: MIQQDFRTKVGNTVFGVRATALIVQNRKLLVTKDKGKYYTIGGAIQVNESTEDAVVREVREELGVKAQAGQLAFVVENRFEQDGVSYHNIEFHYLVDLLEDAPLTMQEDDKRQPCEWIDIDKLEGINLVPAFLKTALPDWDGQLRHIHLEE, encoded by the coding sequence ATGATTCAACAAGACTTTCGGACAAAAGTAGGAAATACGGTTTTTGGTGTTCGGGCGACAGCCTTGATTGTCCAAAATCGCAAGCTCCTAGTTACCAAAGATAAGGGCAAGTATTACACTATTGGCGGTGCGATTCAAGTCAATGAAAGCACGGAAGACGCGGTAGTCCGTGAAGTGAGGGAAGAACTGGGTGTCAAAGCTCAAGCTGGCCAGCTAGCTTTTGTGGTTGAAAATCGTTTTGAACAGGACGGTGTTTCCTATCACAATATCGAGTTTCATTATCTGGTGGATTTGCTTGAGGATGCCCCATTGACCATGCAGGAAGATGATAAAAGGCAGCCCTGTGAATGGATTGACATAGACAAGCTTGAGGGTATCAATCTAGTTCCAGCCTTTTTAAAAACAGCCTTGCCAGATTGGGACGGCCAACTAAGACACATTCATCTTGAGGAATAG